The Edaphobacter sp. 12200R-103 genome contains a region encoding:
- a CDS encoding sugar phosphate isomerase/epimerase produces the protein MAFAFAPAHPFKVGVITDEITQDFDHACSVASKEFGMRWVELRAMWKKSLLALSDSELAEVEKILAKYSLQVTDIASPLYKAYWPGAPRSSEGPKKAESGDVLKQQRDVLEKSIALAKRFKTNKVRCFDFWRIDDVSPYRQAIDHELMGAADYSGRQGILLVVENEPACNTATGREAARLLNAVKSPHLALNWDPGNAVMRGELDAYPVAWNLLPKDRIHHCHVKNAVKGPNDKMVWSPTGKGYIDWTGQFRDLAKAGYRDAVSLETHWHGGANPEESTRISWAGMKKALIDSGTF, from the coding sequence ATGGCATTTGCCTTCGCGCCTGCACATCCCTTTAAAGTCGGCGTAATTACAGATGAGATCACGCAGGACTTCGACCATGCATGCTCCGTTGCTTCCAAAGAATTTGGAATGCGCTGGGTAGAGTTGCGCGCGATGTGGAAGAAGAGTCTGCTGGCTCTTTCCGACAGTGAACTGGCTGAAGTCGAAAAGATCCTTGCAAAATACTCATTGCAGGTGACTGATATTGCTAGTCCACTCTACAAGGCGTACTGGCCTGGGGCGCCCAGATCCTCCGAAGGACCGAAGAAGGCTGAGTCGGGAGACGTCTTAAAGCAGCAGAGAGATGTTCTTGAGAAGAGCATCGCTCTTGCAAAACGATTCAAAACCAATAAAGTGAGATGCTTCGACTTCTGGCGGATCGATGATGTTTCCCCATATCGTCAGGCGATCGATCACGAACTCATGGGAGCAGCCGACTATTCCGGTCGCCAGGGAATCCTGCTGGTTGTAGAAAACGAGCCAGCATGCAATACCGCGACGGGCAGAGAAGCTGCCAGACTGCTGAACGCAGTCAAGTCGCCACATCTCGCCCTGAACTGGGATCCTGGAAATGCAGTCATGCGAGGTGAACTCGATGCCTACCCGGTAGCGTGGAATCTTCTTCCCAAAGACCGTATCCACCACTGTCACGTGAAAAACGCTGTCAAAGGACCGAACGACAAGATGGTTTGGTCGCCGACCGGCAAAGGCTATATCGACTGGACAGGCCAGTTCCGCGATCTCGCAAAGGCTGGCTACCGCGATGCCGTCAGTCTGGAGACACATTGGCATGGAGGAGCGAACCCGGAGGAGTCCACTCGAATTAGTTGGGCTGGGATGAAGAAGGCTCTCATCGATTCGGGAACCTTCTAG
- the msrA gene encoding peptide-methionine (S)-S-oxide reductase MsrA, which translates to MATTERAVLAGGCFWGMQELLRDRPGVITTRVGYTGGDVPNATYRNHGSHAEAIEILFDPAVLSYRQLLEFFFQIHDPTTRNRQGNDLGASYRSAIFYTTPEQKVTAEETIADVNASGIWPGPVVTEVVPAGPFWEAEPEHQDYLQRIPNGYTCHFIRPNWRLPQRSRQPEPSGAR; encoded by the coding sequence ATGGCTACAACAGAGCGTGCAGTTTTGGCTGGCGGATGTTTTTGGGGGATGCAGGAGTTATTGCGCGATCGTCCTGGGGTGATTACAACGCGCGTCGGCTATACCGGAGGCGACGTCCCTAACGCCACCTATCGCAATCACGGTTCTCATGCCGAAGCCATAGAGATTCTCTTCGATCCCGCGGTTCTCAGCTATCGCCAGTTGCTGGAATTCTTCTTTCAGATTCACGATCCGACGACCCGCAATCGTCAGGGCAACGATCTCGGGGCCAGCTATCGCAGCGCGATCTTCTATACCACTCCCGAACAGAAGGTGACCGCAGAAGAGACCATTGCTGATGTGAACGCCTCTGGAATATGGCCGGGGCCCGTCGTGACAGAGGTCGTACCAGCAGGTCCGTTCTGGGAGGCCGAGCCCGAGCATCAGGATTACCTCCAGCGCATCCCGAATGGCTATACCTGCCACTTTATCCGGCCGAACTGGAGACTTCCGCAACGGAGCAGGCAGCCTGAGCCCTCCGGCGCCAGGTGA
- a CDS encoding ROK family transcriptional regulator → MKSPSGRREGDAGVSGAPIQYGIRRIDLSSAQLASSEMARDINRDIVLEFIRFRQPVSRVDLSRLSGLQPSTISAIVEDLIEEGWVKEGAVVRGGRGRPSTMLSVNEDLVTLALDIRPNQAIVAVVDLRGRFLSHETITTATAPQAAVAKLVKKMRSLRNKYKEKTFEGIGVSVPGRVDPVTHRLLMAPNLKWDGFDIKSALEKEMGLQVEIDNDANACLLSELWFGHLEGVRNAVLIAVSEGLGAALLAGGQLHSGFNGLAGEFGHIPMDPRGPQCGCGQRGCWETFASSRAALKAYRAFSRNAHVKDMHDLLRLVQDRDPLALKAIEMQAMALGRGLRLVTAAMSPERILITGEITSCWDVAGPVVQAELEAGMLAGSAPQLMVAGDGYLARLSGGAALLMQRHSRYHRSTHVAQAAQRPRRGRSRS, encoded by the coding sequence ATGAAGAGTCCATCGGGAAGACGTGAGGGGGACGCTGGGGTGTCCGGCGCTCCTATACAGTACGGGATTCGCAGGATCGATCTCTCCTCGGCGCAGTTGGCGTCCAGCGAGATGGCGCGCGATATCAACCGCGACATCGTCCTCGAGTTTATCCGTTTCAGGCAGCCCGTCTCTCGCGTCGACCTCTCCCGGCTCTCCGGCCTGCAGCCCAGCACCATCTCTGCCATCGTCGAGGATCTGATCGAAGAGGGCTGGGTCAAGGAAGGGGCGGTCGTTCGCGGAGGCCGGGGCCGGCCCTCCACCATGCTCTCGGTCAACGAAGATCTGGTGACACTGGCTTTAGACATCCGACCCAACCAGGCCATTGTCGCTGTGGTCGATCTGAGGGGGCGCTTTCTCTCGCATGAGACCATAACCACTGCGACAGCGCCACAAGCCGCCGTCGCCAAGCTGGTCAAAAAGATGCGTTCCCTCCGCAACAAGTACAAGGAAAAAACCTTCGAGGGGATCGGCGTAAGTGTGCCGGGGCGGGTCGATCCTGTAACGCACCGCCTGTTGATGGCTCCGAATCTCAAGTGGGATGGTTTTGATATCAAGTCGGCTCTTGAGAAAGAGATGGGCCTACAGGTTGAGATCGATAATGACGCCAATGCCTGCCTGCTCTCAGAACTTTGGTTCGGACATCTGGAAGGCGTCAGGAATGCGGTATTAATCGCAGTCTCGGAAGGCCTGGGCGCAGCCCTCCTGGCGGGTGGACAGCTTCACTCCGGGTTCAATGGACTTGCAGGGGAGTTTGGGCATATCCCCATGGATCCCCGCGGACCTCAGTGCGGCTGCGGGCAGAGAGGCTGCTGGGAGACGTTTGCCTCGTCACGAGCTGCCCTCAAGGCCTATCGCGCGTTCTCCCGGAATGCTCATGTCAAGGATATGCACGATCTGCTCCGGCTGGTTCAGGACCGCGACCCCCTGGCGCTCAAGGCGATTGAAATGCAGGCAATGGCACTCGGTCGAGGCTTGCGGCTGGTGACCGCTGCCATGTCTCCGGAGCGGATACTGATTACGGGTGAAATTACCTCCTGCTGGGACGTTGCCGGTCCCGTCGTGCAGGCGGAACTTGAGGCTGGCATGCTCGCCGGATCTGCACCACAATTAATGGTGGCGGGCGATGGATACCTGGCGCGGCTCAGTGGGGGAGCCGCGCTGCTGATGCAGCGGCACTCCCGCTACCATCGTTCGACCCATGTTGCACAGGCAGCACAACGCCCACGGAGAGGTCGTTCGCGGTCGTGA
- the xylB gene encoding xylulokinase encodes MFLGIDCGTQGTKALLIGEDGKPLGRGYAPHALIERETGAREQEPQWWIDALLQAVRQALAQAPDAKVHALGVSGQQHGLVVLDESRQVIRPAKLWNDTETAPQNAELVERLGGTAGCLQKIGIVPLTGYTASKLLWLRENEPENLARIRHILLPHDYLNFWLTGQFAAEYGDASGTAFFDVRTRQWSREVLDAIDGGSGLLWNALPRLHKAEEIIGALRPEAAAELGISPDCVVSTGGGDNMMGAIGTGNVKQGIVTMSLGTSSTVYSFCDYPISDPTGSVAPFCSSSGAWLPLVCTMNATNVVTQTLNLFGKTVEAIDPALSGTKPGADGLSFLPFLNGERTPDLPRARGSIGGISSNNYTPDNLIRAVIEGVSFGIIRGLDLIMDGRKPEVIFAIGGGARSTQWRQLLADATGAVIQVPMEEEAGCLGAAMQAMYAFRHSSGSSETMAAIAKHCVAISPDKKQSPRPGLFEPYREAMDKYQRLLNELYLQKSC; translated from the coding sequence ATGTTTCTGGGGATTGACTGCGGAACGCAGGGGACAAAGGCGCTTCTGATTGGTGAGGATGGAAAGCCCCTGGGGCGGGGCTATGCTCCTCATGCCCTGATTGAAAGAGAGACGGGCGCCCGGGAGCAGGAGCCGCAATGGTGGATCGATGCTCTCCTTCAGGCGGTGCGCCAGGCTCTTGCGCAAGCCCCGGATGCAAAGGTGCATGCCCTTGGGGTCTCGGGCCAGCAACACGGTCTTGTCGTGCTGGATGAATCCAGGCAAGTCATTCGTCCGGCAAAGCTGTGGAATGACACGGAGACCGCGCCGCAGAACGCCGAACTGGTGGAGCGTCTGGGAGGAACTGCGGGCTGTCTTCAGAAGATCGGCATCGTTCCGCTGACGGGCTACACTGCGTCCAAGCTGCTCTGGCTCCGTGAAAATGAGCCAGAGAACCTCGCGCGCATCCGCCACATTCTTTTGCCGCACGATTATCTCAATTTCTGGCTGACCGGACAGTTCGCCGCCGAATACGGCGATGCCTCAGGAACAGCTTTCTTCGATGTACGCACGCGCCAGTGGTCTAGAGAAGTTTTGGATGCGATCGACGGGGGATCGGGGCTCCTCTGGAACGCCTTGCCCCGTCTCCACAAAGCAGAGGAGATTATTGGAGCGCTTCGTCCGGAGGCCGCTGCAGAGTTGGGGATATCTCCGGATTGCGTCGTCTCCACCGGTGGCGGCGACAACATGATGGGCGCCATCGGCACTGGAAACGTGAAGCAGGGCATCGTCACCATGAGCCTGGGAACCTCCTCCACGGTCTACTCCTTCTGTGACTACCCCATCTCCGATCCCACGGGTTCTGTGGCTCCGTTCTGTTCTTCATCCGGTGCCTGGCTGCCTCTTGTCTGCACCATGAATGCCACAAATGTCGTCACCCAGACCTTGAATCTGTTCGGCAAGACCGTCGAAGCCATTGATCCTGCTCTTAGCGGAACCAAACCGGGCGCAGATGGACTGAGTTTCCTCCCGTTCCTGAATGGGGAGCGGACCCCCGATCTCCCTCGCGCCCGTGGAAGCATCGGCGGGATCTCTTCCAACAACTACACTCCCGACAATCTGATACGAGCTGTCATAGAAGGCGTCAGCTTTGGGATTATCCGTGGGCTCGATCTGATTATGGACGGTCGAAAGCCGGAGGTTATTTTCGCTATCGGTGGCGGTGCCCGGTCCACACAATGGCGTCAGCTATTGGCCGACGCGACTGGCGCCGTTATCCAGGTTCCAATGGAAGAGGAGGCAGGCTGTCTGGGAGCCGCAATGCAGGCCATGTATGCCTTTCGGCATTCGTCCGGTTCATCGGAGACAATGGCTGCCATCGCCAAGCACTGCGTTGCCATCTCCCCCGATAAGAAGCAGAGCCCTCGTCCCGGTCTCTTTGAGCCTTACCGGGAGGCTATGGACAAGTATCAACGCCTGCTGAACGAACTTTATCTTCAAAAGTCTTGTTGA
- a CDS encoding sodium:solute symporter family protein — protein MPIASPHLLLLFAAQRLTTLAPIDIAVLALYFVIVIFIGFYVKDSTNTSEEFFLAGREMSAWIAGLSFVSANLGSLELMGWAGAAYQYGILAAHWYWIGAIPAMLFLGIVMMPFYYISKTHSVPGYLQLRFGEGARAVSAVSFALMTVLMSGVNMYSMALVMKVVLGWNISFSIWIGAITVAVYVMLGGLRSAIINEVLQFVLIWAGAALIPILGLIEAGGWTNLKAQIAANVGSSDYTHLWSTLGSFRDNPMGVHWTGIVFGLGFVISFGYWTTDFLVVQRVLSANNLRSAKMAPIIGAAFKMAVPLIVIVPGLLALTVLKNPDGSLMHLVGQDVAAATGQHSYNEVLPLMLIRYCGPGLLGLGITALVAGFMSGMAGNVSAFSTVWTYDLYGAYMKKQAPDSHYVSMGRWSTVVGMLLSVGTAYLVAHAASIMDYVQALFSFFIAPLFGTVVLGMLWKRATNSGGFWGLLSGTVASIGMWIWVQRDGAALRYIALSPDAQPMAENLYRALWSFIICVLVTYVVSLMTTPRPIAQLSGLVYGATEIPDDGATSLWQKPIFWACIVIVVFFVLNLIFW, from the coding sequence ATGCCGATCGCTTCTCCACATCTCCTGCTCCTCTTCGCCGCCCAGCGGCTGACTACACTTGCGCCGATCGATATTGCGGTCCTGGCGCTTTACTTCGTAATCGTCATCTTTATCGGCTTTTACGTAAAAGACTCGACGAATACGAGTGAGGAGTTCTTTCTCGCCGGCAGGGAGATGTCAGCCTGGATCGCCGGACTCAGCTTCGTCTCTGCAAATCTGGGTTCGCTCGAGCTGATGGGGTGGGCAGGCGCGGCATATCAGTACGGAATCCTCGCTGCACACTGGTACTGGATCGGTGCAATTCCCGCGATGCTCTTCCTGGGCATCGTGATGATGCCGTTCTACTACATCTCGAAGACGCATTCCGTCCCCGGTTATCTTCAGCTCCGCTTTGGCGAAGGTGCGCGTGCGGTCAGTGCGGTCTCCTTCGCCTTGATGACGGTCCTGATGAGCGGCGTCAACATGTACTCTATGGCCCTCGTCATGAAGGTGGTCCTCGGCTGGAACATCAGCTTCTCCATCTGGATTGGCGCTATAACGGTAGCGGTCTATGTCATGCTCGGCGGTCTCCGTTCAGCCATCATCAATGAGGTTCTGCAGTTCGTCCTCATCTGGGCGGGCGCTGCTCTCATCCCCATTCTCGGATTGATTGAGGCAGGCGGATGGACCAACCTCAAGGCGCAGATCGCTGCCAATGTAGGATCGAGCGACTACACGCACCTTTGGAGCACCCTCGGTAGCTTTCGTGACAACCCCATGGGGGTCCACTGGACGGGAATCGTCTTCGGCCTGGGCTTTGTCATCAGCTTCGGCTATTGGACGACGGACTTCCTCGTCGTGCAGCGCGTACTCTCGGCTAACAATCTCCGCTCCGCGAAGATGGCCCCCATCATCGGTGCAGCCTTCAAGATGGCGGTTCCGCTGATCGTCATTGTTCCGGGTCTTCTGGCTCTTACCGTCCTCAAGAATCCTGACGGCAGCCTCATGCACCTGGTCGGTCAGGATGTTGCTGCAGCGACAGGCCAGCACAGCTATAACGAAGTACTCCCCCTCATGCTGATTCGCTATTGCGGCCCCGGTCTTCTGGGACTCGGCATTACAGCGTTGGTAGCCGGCTTTATGAGCGGAATGGCCGGTAACGTCAGCGCATTCTCGACCGTGTGGACGTATGACCTCTATGGCGCGTACATGAAGAAGCAGGCGCCGGACAGCCACTACGTCTCCATGGGGCGCTGGTCCACTGTCGTGGGCATGCTGCTCTCGGTTGGCACGGCCTACCTGGTGGCCCATGCCGCCAGTATCATGGACTACGTCCAGGCTCTGTTCAGCTTCTTCATCGCCCCTCTCTTCGGCACCGTCGTCCTGGGAATGCTGTGGAAGCGCGCTACGAACTCCGGCGGCTTCTGGGGGCTTCTCTCCGGAACGGTTGCCTCCATCGGCATGTGGATCTGGGTGCAGCGGGATGGGGCTGCCTTACGCTACATTGCTCTGTCTCCTGACGCCCAGCCGATGGCAGAAAATCTCTACCGCGCGCTTTGGAGCTTCATCATCTGCGTCCTCGTGACTTACGTCGTCAGTCTCATGACCACACCCAGGCCGATTGCCCAGCTTTCAGGTCTGGTCTATGGAGCGACTGAAATACCCGATGACGGAGCCACGTCGCTATGGCAGAAACCCATCTTTTGGGCCTGCATCGTGATTGTGGTTTTCTTTGTTTTGAATCTGATCTTCTGGTAA
- a CDS encoding L-fucose/L-arabinose isomerase family protein produces the protein MGRQMTFGVIVGNRGFFPSHLAATGRTEMIAALERQGHKAIVVTPEQTAFGAVESYTEAKICAELFQQHRKEIDGIIITLPNFGEERGLADAVRLANLQVPILIQATPDDAGKMSIAFRRDSFCGKMSICNNLRQYGIPYTLTTLHTEAPDSEQFAQDLQNFAATCRVVRGFRNLRIGAIGARPAAFNTVRYSEKLLEKSGITVDTLDLSEVLGRIHRLEDGDHEVQEKLSAIRSYLPTTDVPEAALIKMSKLGVVIDTWMKTNSLDVTSVQCWTSMEEFFGVVPCTVMSMMSENLLPSACEVDTMGTVSMHALALASETPSALLDWNNNYGADPDKAVCFHCSNLPKHFFREGVKMDFQQIIAGTVGKENTFGTLDGRVKAGPMSFVRFSTDEFEGTIKGYVGQGQFTDDSLSTFGGAGVVQIPNMQKLLHYICENGFEHHVAANFSHVADAVKEAAQKYLRWPMHLHS, from the coding sequence ATGGGCAGGCAGATGACATTTGGCGTCATTGTAGGTAATCGCGGTTTCTTCCCCAGCCATCTGGCAGCGACCGGAAGAACCGAGATGATCGCCGCGTTGGAGCGGCAGGGGCACAAGGCGATCGTGGTCACCCCGGAGCAGACGGCCTTCGGGGCTGTCGAAAGTTACACCGAAGCAAAGATCTGTGCGGAGCTCTTCCAGCAGCACCGCAAGGAGATCGATGGCATCATCATCACTTTGCCCAACTTTGGCGAAGAGCGGGGTCTCGCCGACGCCGTTCGGCTGGCTAACCTCCAGGTTCCCATTCTGATCCAGGCTACCCCCGACGATGCCGGTAAGATGAGCATCGCCTTCCGGCGGGACAGCTTCTGCGGAAAGATGTCCATCTGCAATAATCTCCGTCAATACGGCATTCCCTACACCTTGACCACTCTGCATACCGAGGCTCCGGACTCCGAGCAGTTCGCACAGGACCTCCAGAACTTCGCAGCCACCTGCCGTGTCGTTCGCGGCTTCCGGAACCTGCGTATCGGAGCCATCGGAGCTCGCCCCGCAGCCTTTAATACGGTGCGTTACTCCGAAAAGCTCCTGGAAAAGAGCGGCATCACCGTCGACACGCTCGACCTGAGCGAAGTGCTCGGACGGATCCACCGCCTCGAAGACGGCGACCACGAGGTGCAGGAAAAGCTGAGCGCCATCAGGAGCTATCTGCCCACCACGGACGTTCCCGAGGCCGCCCTGATCAAGATGTCCAAACTTGGCGTCGTCATCGACACCTGGATGAAGACAAACTCCCTGGACGTCACCTCCGTCCAATGCTGGACTTCGATGGAAGAGTTTTTCGGCGTCGTCCCTTGCACCGTGATGAGCATGATGAGCGAAAACCTTCTGCCCAGCGCCTGCGAGGTCGATACCATGGGAACCGTCTCCATGCATGCGTTGGCCCTGGCCAGCGAAACCCCCTCGGCCCTGCTGGACTGGAACAACAACTACGGCGCTGACCCGGACAAGGCCGTCTGCTTCCACTGCTCCAATCTGCCAAAGCACTTCTTCCGCGAAGGCGTAAAGATGGACTTCCAGCAGATCATCGCCGGGACCGTCGGCAAAGAGAACACCTTCGGAACTCTCGACGGCCGCGTGAAGGCAGGCCCCATGAGCTTCGTGCGATTCTCCACCGACGAATTTGAGGGCACCATCAAGGGATATGTCGGACAGGGGCAGTTCACTGACGACTCTCTCAGCACCTTTGGCGGAGCAGGAGTCGTCCAGATTCCCAACATGCAGAAGTTACTCCACTACATCTGCGAGAACGGCTTCGAGCACCATGTCGCAGCCAACTTCTCCCACGTTGCCGACGCGGTCAAAGAGGCAGCCCAGAAATACCTGAGATGGCCGATGCATCTGCACAGCTAG
- a CDS encoding sialidase family protein: protein MSATFAGYLHRWKLAALLLLSAPLLGQTPRITGPGGGGAMYHVTINPLDAKEVLLSCDMTGAYISHDGGHHWRMFNLRGSVRFFIFDPVRRGTIYAGTDVLWRSRDDGQTWQMVWPRPSTVRAILMDSDHADETVIAEPNPVGTITTLAGDPASSRVLYAASQQGSQVKLFESKDGGRKWQPLLDLPEEALHIWIDPGSPRSLRDLYAATPHSIEARVGGVWHRRPAPDGISIREVTLGFHTADHSGPVAYAVTEDPKPKLMITTDGGARWRTIRVGDVPTSLRTVSTSLHHPEVAYVSFKDMQVGSERYQGVARTTDYGEHWNLVWRATPQREAENVHDAWIGGAMTPEWTEEPLSLTVDDNDPKVAFATDLGRTMATTDGGRTWTARYSDRANEPGKTSSWVSTGLDVTTTYGYLLDPFNSKRRFIPTTDIGLFRSEDGGRSWMRSVDGVPPQWRNTTYSVVFDPKVPGKMWAAMSGIHDLPRTKMWRHRSTSEYVGGICVSADGGRTWRVSSEGMPQTAPTSLLLDPESQPGHRTLWAATMGHGIYRSVDDGHTWLPVNDGIRQPNALAWRLERGPTGTLYAVVARRSEDGSIDNDGDGALYRSKDRGDHWETMHLPVGANAPNGMAIDPHDPSRIYLALWARATPEKDRAEATEEQRHLTRREPRILNGEGGGIALSEDGGASWRWVLERDRHIYDVTIDPRNSKVLYATGFESSAWISRDRGEHWERIPAFNFKWGHRVQADPENPGMVYVSTFGGGVWHIPLHGAAAWDITTPVMEPGRQ, encoded by the coding sequence TTGAGTGCGACTTTCGCAGGTTATCTCCATCGATGGAAGCTGGCGGCGCTGCTTCTCCTCTCGGCGCCGCTGCTGGGCCAGACACCTCGCATCACGGGGCCGGGCGGCGGCGGTGCGATGTATCACGTCACCATCAATCCGCTCGATGCAAAAGAGGTCCTTCTGTCATGCGACATGACGGGGGCATACATCAGCCATGACGGCGGGCACCATTGGAGGATGTTCAACCTGAGAGGGAGCGTTCGTTTCTTCATCTTCGATCCCGTGCGACGAGGGACGATCTATGCTGGGACGGATGTGCTATGGCGCAGCCGCGACGATGGCCAGACGTGGCAGATGGTCTGGCCGCGACCGTCGACCGTGCGAGCCATCCTGATGGACTCCGACCACGCAGATGAGACAGTGATCGCAGAACCGAATCCTGTAGGGACCATCACTACTCTCGCGGGTGATCCGGCATCTTCGAGGGTTCTGTATGCCGCTTCACAGCAGGGCTCACAGGTAAAGCTCTTCGAATCGAAGGATGGAGGAAGAAAGTGGCAACCGCTTCTCGATCTGCCGGAAGAGGCGCTTCATATCTGGATCGATCCTGGGTCGCCGCGGAGTTTGCGGGATCTGTACGCTGCAACTCCGCACAGCATCGAGGCACGCGTCGGCGGAGTGTGGCATAGACGGCCCGCGCCGGACGGTATCAGCATTCGTGAAGTAACGCTCGGCTTCCACACCGCCGATCATTCCGGCCCTGTCGCCTATGCAGTGACTGAAGATCCGAAACCGAAGCTGATGATTACCACGGATGGCGGCGCTAGATGGCGCACAATCAGAGTGGGCGACGTACCAACTTCCCTGCGCACAGTATCGACCAGCCTGCATCATCCGGAGGTGGCGTACGTCTCCTTCAAGGACATGCAGGTGGGAAGCGAACGATACCAGGGAGTCGCGCGCACGACGGACTACGGAGAACACTGGAATCTCGTATGGCGAGCTACACCGCAGCGAGAGGCAGAAAACGTCCACGATGCATGGATTGGAGGGGCGATGACTCCGGAGTGGACAGAAGAGCCGCTGAGCCTGACCGTAGATGACAACGACCCGAAGGTGGCTTTTGCGACGGATCTGGGCAGAACGATGGCAACTACGGACGGAGGAAGGACGTGGACGGCACGATACTCCGACCGGGCAAATGAGCCGGGGAAAACTTCGTCATGGGTGAGCACCGGGCTGGATGTGACGACCACGTACGGCTACCTCCTCGATCCTTTCAATTCGAAACGGCGCTTCATTCCAACGACTGATATCGGGCTGTTTCGCAGCGAGGACGGTGGGCGGTCGTGGATGCGCTCCGTCGATGGTGTGCCGCCGCAGTGGCGGAATACAACCTACTCGGTTGTGTTCGATCCCAAGGTGCCGGGGAAGATGTGGGCTGCGATGAGCGGCATCCACGATCTGCCGCGTACGAAGATGTGGCGTCATCGATCGACCTCGGAGTACGTCGGGGGAATCTGCGTCTCAGCGGACGGTGGGCGGACCTGGAGGGTGTCCAGCGAAGGAATGCCTCAAACAGCGCCGACTTCCCTGCTGCTCGATCCTGAGAGTCAGCCGGGACACAGGACGCTGTGGGCGGCCACCATGGGACATGGCATCTATCGGTCTGTGGACGACGGTCACACGTGGTTGCCCGTGAACGATGGCATCAGACAACCGAACGCACTTGCCTGGAGGCTCGAGCGCGGGCCGACTGGGACCTTGTATGCAGTGGTCGCCCGCCGAAGCGAAGATGGCAGCATTGACAACGATGGTGATGGTGCACTGTATCGCTCCAAGGATCGGGGAGACCACTGGGAGACGATGCATCTGCCAGTGGGGGCGAACGCTCCTAACGGGATGGCGATCGATCCACATGATCCGAGCCGGATCTATCTCGCTCTATGGGCGCGGGCGACTCCGGAGAAAGACAGAGCGGAAGCGACCGAAGAGCAGCGCCACCTGACGCGCAGAGAGCCGCGAATCCTTAACGGTGAAGGAGGAGGAATCGCCCTCTCAGAGGACGGTGGTGCAAGCTGGCGCTGGGTCCTGGAGCGTGATCGCCATATTTACGATGTCACGATCGATCCGCGCAATTCGAAGGTCCTGTATGCCACGGGCTTTGAGTCTTCGGCGTGGATCTCACGGGATCGCGGAGAGCACTGGGAGAGGATTCCTGCATTCAATTTCAAATGGGGTCACCGCGTGCAGGCAGATCCTGAGAACCCCGGAATGGTGTACGTGTCTACGTTTGGCGGAGGAGTCTGGCACATTCCGCTGCACGGTGCGGCGGCATGGGACATCACAACTCCTGTGATGGAGCCTGGAAGACAGTAG